From the Juglans microcarpa x Juglans regia isolate MS1-56 chromosome 7D, Jm3101_v1.0, whole genome shotgun sequence genome, the window TAGATTTGCTCTTCATGCTCCTAAATGTGTAAGCTTTTTCTCTTGGTGTCCCTTTTTTTTggtccattttttttcaaattccatatTGTGGTTCACATGTGTTTCAATATTGTTTTACgcacaatttaattttaattttattatttattgacaTGCCACACACACATTGTGATTGTTGAGTTATAACTAAAGTATATATTCTAACTTTAACTGATTTTTATAACTAAAGTCTACATGAGAAGTTTTAAGGTTACAGCAGATTCTACTGATGATTTGTGACTTTCATTTCTAGTGGCAAAAACAGGGTAGAGTTTATGTGGACAAAAATATAACTGCGTCAGTTTTATCTGTTACAGCAAATCCTGTTTGATGTTCAGTTATTATTTTCCAGTTTGTGTGGTTTTAAAACTGCTGTGAAATTCTCCGGGTTGGCCCCGATAATAGATACTGCAGttggtgttttattttttgcttttgagGAGTTACTAGatttaaacaattttcaataaaaaatgaaattgggAATCTAAGAGAAACCTTTAGGATCCTGATGGATTCGCatatgaaatattataaaatttttaattacgGACATACTTCAATGCTAGGTATAACTCTCTTGAATGATGAATTagtagggttttttttttccttttttttttttttttttaaatgtcggggaacctctccaaggcagccTTTTAGATCCACCCCTGCAGAGTTAAAAAAGAATTCTAGATTTTATAAGATGATGTGGGAAGTTTGATAATATCTGGAGTGCTAGGCTAGGATGGCTATGCTAAATTCTCTGATGTGTTGAGGCTCGTGATGAATTATGTTACTTTCCGTTATTTAAGTTTCTGAACCTTTATTTCAGGTAGAGGTGGGATTTGCTGATGGTAGTGTGTTTAATTTGCCAGCTGAATTTCTAAGAGTTAACAGCCCAGCTGTTGACGGAAAGATCAGGTCTATTGGGGGTGAAAAGGTGATTGTTAGTACAATCTTCATCTTTATACTTAAAATTTGTTGTTCCTTGACtagtataaaaaatagaatttgtgCTCCTCTGCTGGTCTTTCCCAGTATTGGTGGAATTTTCCAAATGAAGTGGCAGTTATAATTTTACCTTCTCATTTAAGATATCTGGTGTATTAAAAAATGGGATAAACTACAATAGGTGACTTCCATTTGACATGTTGGTCTCATCCATAAAAGTTATATCAAAGTGGAAGTTTCAAGTCAAACGCTCTTTTATGTGGACTATAGAGTTGCTCTATTTTTGTC encodes:
- the LOC121238719 gene encoding uncharacterized protein LOC121238719 isoform X3, coding for MLAIERAIRRIHTAVDAPRLTRFALHAPKCVEVGFADGSVFNLPAEFLRVNSPAVDGKIRSIGGEKVISGRRHVGIMSAEPVGNYGDCLR